TGGGCTGACGCACACGCTCCCTTCCATGAAGAAGGGCGAACGGCTTAGGGTGGGGCCGAAGGACCAACAGGTGGCACCTAGAGCCCAGAGGGAAGGCAGAGACGCTATTCCCGGGTCTGGACACCTAGCTGAAGAACTCGGCCTGGAGTTGACTGGGATGgatttcaaaattgctttggaGCAGTGATTCTTTGTTCTTCTAACTCCCTGCTTCTGAACCAGGATGTCCACCACCATCATCCCAGGCCCGTCCCCCTGCAGGCCAGGAGTGTGGGGAGATAGCGCGCCCCTTGAGTTTATGGGACAACCTGTGCCCAAACAGGCCCCATTCCATCTGATTAGAGTAATGAGATGCTCAGATTGGTGTTGAATTGATAACAGGATGAGACTGGAGGACCTTGAAATGGGGTGGGTGCATTTTCCAAGGGAATACAGATACGAATCACTGGTTGCCAGAGGGTGAAGTATGGCAGCCAGAATTCTAAGATGACTCCCAAGGCCCCTGCCTATAAAATATGTCCCAAGTGGGAGTGGAGCCTGTGAAAATGATGTCATTCTCTGATTATGTTTTGTTACATAGCAAAAGAGATCCTGGCAGATATGATTTTACTAAGCAGATCACTTCAGGTTCATCACAAGGGAACTTCTCCAGGTGAGCCACACCTGAGTGTGAGCCTCTTAAAAGCAGGAAGGAAGCCAAACAGTCAAAAACAAGGGAGACCTGGGGTGCCCTGGCAGTCCTGAAGACACTGGAGGCCGTCTGGGAGGCTAGTGTGTGTTGGGAAGGCTGTCACCCACTGCCAGTCCCCATGCTCTTCTTCCTCATAGCACAATCCCCGGGCTACTGGTGAGTTTGCCCAGTCAACAGGAACTGCATTTTCGGGGGTCCCTTGCAGGTAGGCACGGTCACGGAAATGAGCTCCAGCAGGTAAAACATGAGGGATGCTCCTGTGGGGGACGATCAGGAAAGCTCCACAGGAGGACAGAGTTTGCAGGAACACCTCTGCCTTGCCCTTCTTCCTGCTCTAAATGAGGTGGGGTGGCAGGGGCCCCCTCAGCCATTCTGTACCTTGAGTGACTCTGAGAACAGAATGAGGTGGGCAGACAAAAGTGGAAACAACTCGGGGCCCTCATGACCAGGCAAGCCAGCCCTGAGCTTATTATCCGTTATgtggaaggaaataaaactgcACTGTGTTCAAGCTAAATCCTGGCCAAATGCAATTGCTAACTTGATAAAATCGATTACTTCACGATATCACTTTGGTATTGATGTTGGTATTGAAGGGTAAGGTGACTGCACAGAGCATATTTCACAAGTATGAAAGCATTTATAActtaaactaataataaaatgaatacctTTGTATCCACCATTCAACCTAAAAATAATGAATCATTCCATTATGTACAATCTTCCATCTCTTACCCTACCAAGGAGAACCCCTATTTTGGATTCTTTGTTTAACAgtcccttatttttaatttatagttatTCCACACATTTCTGCAACTTTGAATTATACTGCTTGACTTTACtagttttaaaatcttatataaaTTATGCTACGCTTGATGTACTTTTCAGCCATTTGTTTTCTCCTCAGCAATCTGACACATGCGAATTTGGACATACGTAGCTAGGGTTTACTTTCACAGCTTTATGGCACTGACTGCATGAATGCACCACTCTCAGCCATTCCACCCTTGGTGGGTATGTGTGGTGGATATGTGGGTTGTTTCGAGTTTTAGGCTAACACAAAACACTATCAACACTCCACAGGCTTCCTGGTTACCCATGGGACACAGCCTTTTGGAAAGTGCTTCCCAACTTCTCTGACACCACGGAGTATACAGAAAATTTACGTGGCACATTGGAGGCAACTAAATGATATATAAAGTCCCAGATGCAGCTATGGGCCCACAGACTCTGGCCATCCCAAGGGTTAAGGGGACCAGAGAGATGAAGCACATCCACGCCCCCCAGCATGATGCAAAGATTTCGAGTAGAACATCTGGGACTCCAGGGAAGAGGCATGTCAACCTAACTAGATAAGGCCAACTGTTCCCAGAGGGGTCAAAACAACGTGCACTATCCTTGGCCCTGTGCTGAGGTTCCCACTGCTCCTCAACCTCATCAACCTAGATATTGtgagcctttttcatttttgtgaaaaaAGGTTTTTcctaagctgggcatggtggtgcactcctgtaatcccagagactggggaggctgaggcaaaaggatcccaAATATAAGGCCtctgcaatttaatgagatctgtctcaaaatttaaaacaatagtttTTTCCTGgtcttaattcatattttatttcttacaagaATGGGATCTTTTCTTATTGATTGATCACTCCTAGttccttttctgtgaaatgcctgtgcatttcttttgcccatttttaactgatttatttaatctttttaaatatattttttcttgccatctttaatatattttggacATTAATCATTTGTCAGTTTTATGTATTACAAACTCTTCTCCCCAATTAAGAttatttgtcagcttttcattttcattatttgatgAAGAAAATCTTTTGTTATCAATCTCTTCCTATATGTTTAGAGCTTTTCTGGGTCTTCCTTAGGAAATTCTTCTGTGTCATTTGTTACTGATTCCTAGCTTACAATACTGAATTCACAGAACATATTTTAGGAGTCAAGATACTttgaaatatgttgaatattacTTTCTAACCTAGCACGAGGTTATTTTTATACATGCCCAATACTTACTCCAGAATTATATGAATTTTCCAGTTGTCAGGTGGAGAGTTCTATAATGAATGTCCTGGAAATCACTGATAGCAAACAAACAATGGTGGGGGCAGGAGATGGGTGACAGATCCAGCCCTGGCCATCTGCTAATATATTGTCTGCATCTGCTTTCGTTCTACAAAGCAGAGTTAAGTGGTTGTGACAGAGACCGTATGGTCTCACAAAACTGAAACGATGTACTAGctggccctttatagaaaaagatCACCAACTTCTACACTAGATTGAGTTCAAAAACCATTTCCCTTCTACTTTTTGTCTGCTCAATATCAgagctgtttttaaattttctttgatgaTGACACATTTGGCAATACCCATTAATCTCTGCTGTTATTTTGTGCAAGCTAATTTATCAGGTGCAAAGAAGTTACAAATGGTCCCATTTTCCTGGTGCATGCTTTCTTCTATCATTAATGCAGTGGCCCTCTCGTCCCGTAACTGTTTTTGAAATCTGTTTGAATGCTGTTGTTACAGTACCAGCTTCTTCTCATTAGcttatccccaccccacccccaaacaccATTTTCATGCCTTACATTTTGGATGTCTCTTGAAAATAACACACAGCCTGACTTAATTTTTCCACAGACTCTTGACAATCTGTCTTTTACTCCAGATGTTTCATCCACTTTTAGTAGTGATGGGTATGTTTGGCTTAATTCCCACCACCTTAGATAATTATCTCCTTCTCTATTTGtctcttttccctcctttctGTTTTGCGTTCTTCTTTTTGGTGAGGAGGGGTACCatggattgagcccagaggcacttaaccactgaaccacatccccagtcctttattttagagacagggtcttgctaagtttcttagggcctcaccaaattgctgaggctggctttgaacatgtcatcctcctgcctcagcctcccaagccactaggattacaggtgtgcatcaccacacccagcttttgcACTCTTTTGTATTAAGTTTtaactccatttaaaaattattattgaaagAGCTGAAGTTTTAACCCTTTCATTTCCCCAACATTATACCATACATTTTAGGCTcagtaaagttgaaaaattcatCAGTGTCTCTACCCTCTTTCAGAACAATGTAAGAACATCTGAATTCTTATCAGATTTAAACATTATTCAGTATTTTAGTTTCACTTATTTGTTTGccacttatttttattgtgtttgtaATGGAGAAATACATTATCTGTTTTCAAAATAGTGCTTGAAAATACAAGGAGTACAGATACTACATAACAAAGCAAACCCCAGGCATGAGACTCTACATATATCACATGAAAAAATAGTCTGATATTCAGGTAATAAAAACTAGAATTAAAAAGTCCCAAGTTTCCAGCTTGGTAAAACAGGTATGGCTACATGAAACACttaataaactaatttttttgCCAATGTGTAAACAAAATGACAAGACTAAACTTGTGCCTGGAGATTTCAACCAAACACCATAGCTATTCAAAATACAGATACTGTGCACGTTTCACCTGATTTATTATTGTTGTGGAAGGGTAAGGTGACTGCACAGGGCGAAGACGTGAGACACAGAAATATTGTATACCAGATATCAGAAAGTCTCAATTACTGCATAGCCTAAAAGGAAAAAGACTATCTTCCAACTTTGGAAAATTTATCTAGAAGGACAGGGAAAGAGTCTAAACATTGCAGtttaacatgaaaaaagaaaaagaatgcacaCATGGGAAAAGGGAACACAGGTGGGAGAGGGGAAGACAGAACCAGGCTACTTGGAAAATCTGTTAAGTCTTCTGGGCTTTCATTCATCTACATCCATTATCCCTCGTGGTTCCTGGACATGGGTATTCAGCTGCTTATGCTCTATTATGAGGGATCCTTTTTAAAGAACAGTATTTCTAATCTTGGATAAAAACGAAAGAGTAGAAAGCTAACTAGCTATCAAATGctttctagaaattatttttatatgactacATGAAAAATTCACTGATGATTTTTggtaagtctttaaaaaataacaattggtTAAAGATTCTTGcaaaaatgtctctttttttttgcctatGGAAAAGACAAAGATTGGGAATTAGCTTTCCTATAAAGCAGTATTCTATGGAATTTGTAAAACTTCTCAGACACAGAGATCAAATATTTAGTGAAGTTTTACTGAAATATTAGCCATGGAATCAATTTGGTGTTTTGTGCCATGTGGCACAAGATTGTTGGTTTCACATCATGGTTTCGAAAATACTAGATTTCCatgttttttaatgaaacaacATACAAGCATACCCTGTGCACACAGCAAAGAGAAGAGGGTAGAGGCCATAAGCCTATTTTAGGACAAATGATTGAGGACAGGAGAATATGGAGCTTTGCTAGCTCAAGAAAATGTCTGATTGCTGATCATGTGCTCTCTAATATCATCCTACAGGTATCATTTCTAGGTCATGTCCCATCAAAACCAAACACTTAGTAATTACTGTTTTGATGTCAAATATATACCCAAGAGttgacatttcattttaaagggTTTGCAGTTACCTCACAGGGACTGAGTTACATGTACTTTTATGCTTTCTCTGAAGTATATTACACCACTGCACAATGGTATCCAATTTTAAGATCAGTACTGAAGAAAcgtcttcaaggaaaaaaaaaaaaaaactaaaattcaccAAGCTGAAAAAGCGAAAATTAGTTATGGTTTCTAACCTTAAAAAAAGTACATAAAGTGCATTATTAATATTAGGAATTCTGATATTAGTTTGTATTGCAAATTTCCCCAAAAAATGCATCAAACATAAATTCAGTCCAGATGTCAGTCATGGGTACAaatatagttgtttttttcttttctatatttttctcatcttttaagaGTAGTAGTCTCTTTGAAATAGTTAATGTACTGGAACTAACACAAATAATCTGAGGCATTAATAACGGCACTTCTAGCTTCACATACTAATCTGGACTTCTGATCAAGATTAAGTCAGTAAAGGAAGTTACCAAGTGAACATTAATCTTTTGAGTCATATCTAGTCTGGTACCCTTGTTCTCCTTCTTTAGCATTTGAAGACAACAGGTTGAGTTGGCAGATATTGTTTATGGGCCCTTGTGGTTGTCTTTATCCATTTCCATTCAGTATGTTTTACTGAATTCTTGATAACAGGAATAGGATCTGGAGAGAGAACAGGGATACCGAGTATATCTGAGCCAGATGTTTCCTGAGAGGCCAACAGAGAAGTTGCTGTCTGTTTCTAATTGAGCTGTACTTATCTGGTTGTTGCCCTTCTGTTCTGGTTTTCTGTCTTTATGAGGTGAGAATGTCCTCTACATTCCTACTATAGGATTAGGTATATTAGTTGCTGCATTTCCTGAAGGTCTAGGTGGATGATTTACCAAATGTGTTGAAGAAACAACTCTGGTGACTGTGGGCTTTGGTGGTGGAGAAATGGTAGGCTGTGAGGGAGTCTGAGGAATGCTTTCACTCAATGTAACCCCTGAGCTTTCACTGGGATTCAATTGTTGCAAGGAAACTTCAGGAGCCTGTATGTTGGTCACAGATGCTGCCATCACAGCCAGAGCAGGACTGCTTCTTCCCTGAGGGCTGCCAGTCAATGGGCCAGTCTTTGTGGCACCCATAGGTAAAGGCACAGACATGCTGTTTTCACTATCTACAGTCAAGTGGAGGCTGCTGTCATTCACAGCTGACAACATTATACCTTCTGcagaatgtgttttctttttctgaagaacATGATTAGGGAGTAGTTGATGAAGCTCCTTTCTTCTTAAATGCATTGCAGCAATTTTCATATCCATCTCAAACATCTTACTATTTATTGCTTGCCTATAAACTGTATCTGTGAAAGACTGAATATCATAGGTGAGATCAATACTGagagtttcagaattttctggcttttttaacactaacccaatcACCCACATTGTACGAAATTCTTCCTTGTCAGGATTTTCTTTGGGTGCTGGAAATGACTGGGGATTCACGTGTGCCAGCgtaataaattcattcttctccaAGCTCCCAACCAGAATTCGGATCTTTGATTCCACCAAGCCCACCCATTCTAGATGTTGTTTTTCTGTTGGTGCACTTGCCAGAAGTACAATATAATGTTTGTACTTTTGAAAGAAGCTTGGAGCTTCAAAAAGTTTGGACCACTCTGCCTTGTTCAGCAAAATTTCATGTGTGATAGCAAGCCCTTGCTTAAACTCCTCAATCATGACCATCCTGGTTGAAACTGAAACATTGTATGTGGAGTTCTGCTGTGGGTATGCTGGTGTGATTATAGGCATAAGATGGTACCTATCACTGGGATTTACTCTTGGGTCCCACACAGGTAAATTAAGATTTCGTTCTTCAGGCTCTTTTAATAACACTGGATTTGGCCATTCCCATTCAGAAAACACCAAGAAAAATTTACGGACAAGAGTTGATGCTATTGCATTTGGATAAAGCTGGCAGGTTCTTGCTACTAGCATAGCCCAGGAAACACCTCCAAGGAAACCTAATATATTGGAATAGATATTGTGGCATTTGGCCCACAATTTGATGGCTCTCAGAGTTAGCCTGAAGTTGTCAATGTTTGGTACTAGATGCAAAATTTCATCAGTTACCCGGCAGCCGTTTAGGCTTCTTATGCATCTAATATCTAAATTTTTAAGCAGACTGTCATCTCTTAAGTCCAAATCTTCTGGAATAGTCTGCAATGCTAATCTTGCAAACAAAATATCTATCTCTATCCCATCAAAACACAGTTTGATCACTGGCACAAATGCCTCCTCAACGGCCCTTAAATCTTTGACTTCTTCCTGTAGTTTCAATTTATCGTAAAATGAGGTGAAAAAGTCGCTGCGGTCGACATGTCTCGGCGCGACGCACAGCGCGTCGATATCGGCACCCTTCGTGTGCACTCCCAGTCTGTAAGAGCCGAACGTGAAAATTTTCCCCCCGACACTCTCAGTCACAGCTTGTGGAAGACTCTTGCTTTCACTGATTTCGCGTATCCACTCCTTCACCAAGTTGTTTAGTTTTTCCAAAATTAGAATCCTGCGCtgcagctcctcttcctcctcgaACACCCCGAAGGGCTTCAGGGTCTCCACCAGCTTCTGCGTGAGCTCGTGGTCCATGTCCCTGGGGGCGGCCAGGCTGATCGCCGAGGAGATTCCGCAGGGTTGCGGCGGCGCCAGCGGCGCTCCCGGGCCGGCCGCGGGAAACGGCATCGCGCCTAGCGCCGGCGCCGCCCAGGCACCTGGCCCGCCACCGCGCCCTGGGCGGCCGCCGCCCGGCTCATGATCCGCTAGGCGGGAGGGGCGGGATCCACTGCCCCGCCGCCGCTCGGCTCCGCCGCCTCAAGCGCTCCCCCGCCTTCCCCCCGGGGCCAACATGGCGCCGGGCCCTCGGAGGCGGCGTTCCAGGCGGGCCGCGCACGCGCGCGCCTGCGCACCGGCCGCCACGGCCTCGCGAGAGTCGGAGGTCTCGGCCTGGCCGCGGGGCCTATGTCGCTGTGAGCCGAGGCACGCGGCTGTGCCGCTCCTCCCTCCTGGAACTTCCTCTGACATTCGCCCTAGCGCGCGTCCCCAGAACTCCTTTCGCGGGCCCGTACCGCGGCGGCCACGTCGCCTCCGCCGGAGCCGCGCCGACCCGCGGTGTTTCCCACCAGTGCACGCTGCCCTGCCTCCCGCCTCCCCAGGCCGCAGTCCCCGGCCACAGGCCACAAATAACCGGGCCGAGCGCCGTGCAACCCGCCGCCGAGGTTTGACTCACTCTTGCATCTCCTGACCTCCTCGTTCTCAGGCCTGTCCCACCATTCTCCTGCTTCTTTTCCTTAAAACACATGGTACACCTCATCCTGTCTCCCAGTTCTCTCCTCTCCGCAGACGCTTAATCTTGTTCTTTTTCAAGTCATCTCTGCTTTTGGAGTAACTGTGTTTCTGCATGATTTGTATGtaccatttatttctttaaataatcataCTTATTATTTAGCACAGCATAACCAATGACTCCTAATTCTAACGCTCTCGAGAACCCCGTTCTATAGTTCGTGGTTTTCCACTGGCTCAGAGAGCACTGCTTGTCATTTTGCACGTGAACTCATTTCTGGTGAGGTCTGGGATGCCTGTGTGGAGGAAGCGTCCTCCCGAAGAGGATCTGCGTGGTTTCCACCTGATGCCCTTGTGCCACCACATTGCAGACACTGTCATCTACTTTCCCATCCAGGGATTGTCCAGACCATGGAAGTGCAAGTTGAACCCCAAATACATGGTGGGACACAGTGGTTTTCAATTCTAAGGCAGAGTCTGCCCTATCCAGAGCCCAGGTTAAGAATGACAATTGTCATTTCTTACCAGGAAGAAGATCCTTCCGATTCCATCTTTTCTCTCAGCACCCTTCAATTATTCACCTCTCTCAGGGGTGGAGGCGGTATCAGTTCCAACTCCCAACCTTTTACAGCCTCAAGGGCTTTAGGTCTTTTCCTGGGCAGCTATTAAGCTTGAAGTTTCTTGGTTGCCAAGACTGACAGATGCCTCAAGGGCGATAATAGTTTGAGAATCAGCTAAAAGTCTAAGTTTTCAGGTCCCTCTTTTTTTCACCCCTAcactttcctttgttttcttgggtCCTCAcctatttatgcatttaaaacacATTATTACTTAATTCTAGTTATTCATcataatagttttaaatattgCAAACTTTTTCTTCCAGG
The sequence above is drawn from the Urocitellus parryii isolate mUroPar1 chromosome 9, mUroPar1.hap1, whole genome shotgun sequence genome and encodes:
- the Papolb gene encoding LOW QUALITY PROTEIN: poly(A) polymerase beta (The sequence of the model RefSeq protein was modified relative to this genomic sequence to represent the inferred CDS: deleted 1 base in 1 codon) yields the protein MCFKEKKQENGGTGLRTRRSGDARVSQTSAAGCTALGPVICGLWPGTAAWGGGRQGSVHWWETPRVGAAPAEATWPPRYGPAKGVLGTRARANVRGSSRREERHCGISSAISLAAPRDMDHELTQKLVETLKPFGVFEEEEELQRRILILEKLNNLVKEWIREISESKSLPQAVTESVGGKIFTFGSYRLGVHTKGADIDALCVAPRHVDRSDFFTSFYDKLKLQEEVKDLRAVEEAFVPVIKLCFDGIEIDILFARLALQTIPEDLDLRDDSLLKNLDIRCIRSLNGCRVTDEILHLVPNIDNFRLTLRAIKLWAKCHNIYSNILGFLGGVSWAMLVARTCQLYPNAIASTLVRKFFLVFSEWEWPNPVLLKEPEERNLNLPVWDPRVNPSDRYHLMPIITPAYPQQNSTYNVSVSTRMVMIEEFKQGLAITHEILLNKAEWSKLFEAPSFFQKYKHYIVLLASAPTEKQHLEWVGLVESKIRILVGSLEKNEFITLAHVNPQSFPAPKENPDKEEFRTMWVIGLVLKKPENSETLSIDLTYDIQSFTDTVYRQAINSKMFEMDMKIAAMHLRRKELHQLLPNHVLQKKKTHSAEGIMLSAVNDSSLHLTVDSENSMSVPLPMGATKTGPLTGSPQGRSSPALAVMAASVTNIQAPEVSLQQLNPSESSGVTLSESIPQTPSQPTISPPPKPTVTRVVSSTHLVNHPPDLQEMQQLIYLIL